The genome window TTCTTTCTAGATTCCATATAAATCCTTATCTGTTGCTTTGTAATCTTTTTCCCTGTCATATTAACCTCTCACTTTCATGCAAGAGATCTTAATTCAAGGAGTTTCTTACCGGCAAAGATAATTGTCGTTAAGCGGCAATCCTAATTGTCGCTCAACACCACTGTAAAAACCCCGAAACAACAACGATCAGCGCCTTTAAAAAGACCTTAGAAATCGATAAAATTGAAAAAGCCATAGAAAACTGCACAACGCTGAATAACCTAGAGACAAATGGATATTACAATGAGCTCATGACAAGGTACCATAACCTTCGCCAATACACCAAAAGGTTTTATAAGTTAGACTTCAAAGCGGTCAAAGGAACCGAATACCTTCTGAAATCGATCCAGATTCTCAGGAAGCTTAATGAGGGGAAAATCGATTCTCTCCCCCCTGATGCTCCCACAAGCTTTATTCCAAAAGAGTGGAAAAAGCATCTCAAAAATGATGATGGGAAAATCATCCAAAAAACGTGGGAGATGGCGCTCTATATTGCTGTCAAAAAGGCCCTTGGCAGCGGAGATCTGTACATCTATCAATCTAGACACTATCGCGACTTTTGGAAGACAATTTACGATAAAAAGTCCTGGGAAGAAGAAAAAAAATCCCTCTATGTACAGCTATCTTTACCACACCGATTCAAGGGAGTTTTGAACCAACTGAAGAAAGAGTTTAACCATTATCTAGAAGAAGCGCGGAAGAGCATTCGCAAAGAGGACTTTGTTTACCTAAACGCTCAAGGGAATCTAAAATTTCATAGAGATCAAGCCTTAGCTATTCCCCCAGGAGTAAAAACCCTAAAACAAATCCTAGAGTCATTTATGCCAATGACACGAATAGAAAAGCTCCTAGCAGAGGTCGATCAAAAAACAAACTTTTCAAGTCATTTCCAGCCCCTTATTGGTCATAAGCAAAAATCTGATCCCCCTCCAGAGCTCATTTATGCTGCTATTATTGCCCATGGAACAAACATAGGACTCCATGGAATGGCTTACAGTTCAGAAGGCATAGATCTTGATCCTTTACGAAGGGTTTCTAGATGGAATATCCATGAAGAATCACTCAATAACGCTAACGCCGCTATAGTCAATGCCCACCATCAAGACCCATTAAGTAAAATCTATGGGAGTGGAATTAGAAGTGGCTCCGATGGTCAACGCTATGGGATGCAAAAAAGCTCGAACCTTGCAGCCTACTACCCCAGATACTTCGGATACTATGACAAGGCAGTCACCCTCTATACCCACGTCTCTGATCAGCATAGCGTCTTCAACACACAAGTCATTTCTTGCTCCTCTAGAGAAGCCACCTATGTCATCGATGGTCTACTAAGAAACCGGACAATGATTAGCCCTGAGTTTCATACAACAGATACCCATGGGTTTACTGAACATGTCTTTGCCCTATGTTTTCTCTTAGGATTTTCTTTTCAGCCTCTCCTTAAAGACATTGCATCTCAGCAACTTTATAAAATTGAGACAAAAAACCATGGAGAAATGAACCACCTATTTTCAGGGACAGTAGACATTCAGCTCATTGAAGAACAGTGGGATCAAATCATGAGAGTTGTTGCTTCCATAAAAAATGGGATTGCTCCCGCCCATGTGATCGTCAATAGATTAATCAGCCGCTCCAGATCAGATAGGCTAGCTCAAGCTATCACATCCCTAGGAAGGCTCATCAAAACGATCTATATCTTCCGATTTTTTTCCGATAAATCTCTTCGATATGAGGTGCACGGCCAAAGAAACCTAGAAGAATCCCGACACGCCCTCGCGAAGCACACATTTTTTGCCGATCAAGGGGTGTTTAAAACCAGCGACTATGAAGAGATCATGAACAAAGCCAGCTGCTTAGGGTTAATCTCCAATGCGGTCCTCCTTTGGAATACCATAAAGATAAGAGAAACTATCGAGAACTTAAAAGAGCAAGGGCACGAAGTAAATTACTCTCACCTAAAAAGAATCTCTCCTTTGCTCCGTAAACATTTCATTAGCCATGGGACCTATAATTTTAAGGCTTGATTATGCGTCCAATATGCTAACCCAACTTTTGGTAGTTATGCGCCCCATACCCGAAATCGATCTCCTCTTTCGCTTTTTGAGCCATAGCTTATTTTTCTCCATAAAACGATTGCTCTTAAGTCTCTTTCTGCTTGATTATTAGTTGGCTCTACCCCTTCCCTGGTTACAAAAACCCAGAGCTTTTTCAACCTTTTTAATAGGGATCGAGCGAACCCTCTTAGAGAAGAACTATGAGCATTTTTCAGAGCTGCAATAGCTAACCCATACTCAAATTCATCTCGGTAACGCTTACTTGAGTGCCTAAAGCTTCTTTGGCTTCTTTTTTTTGCTTTGTACTCTCCCCATAAGAGGAAAATTTTGTCTAAGCATTCGAGCATCACCTTTCCCCATTCTCCATCGAGCTGAGCTCTTTGAGCAAACCTTTTCAGATCTCTTCTAATATGGGCAAGACAATACTGATGGGGCCCTTTAAAGTTGTAAATTGCCAACCTGTCTGTGATAAATATTGATCTTTTGTTGGTATTTCCTAGCAGACTATCTCGGTATTTGGCACCCCTTCCTTCTTGGATCTTATATAGAGATTCTTGGCTTGTTGACATGACCCAAACAAACTCTCTTTCTCCCCATAGGCTCCAACCTGTTTCGTCTATATTCTTTGGTTTGCTGGATAGGCGAACTTTATCTTCGATCTCTTTGTAAGCAGGTTTTAGCGCCTCAGATACACGACCTTCTATGTTGCTTTGTGTTCCTACTGCTGCTTTAATGCCAAAACCCTGTTTAAGAACATCAAGGCAAACTCTGCGAGGTAGCCTGCATGAACCAGATAAAAATCCCATAAATGCTGAGAGTTTTGTTCCAAATGCAGATAGCCCAACCTCTTTTGGGAGATGGGGAAGTCGGTATTTTTTGCAGCAAGGGCAGTAAAATTGTTTCCGGTTATACTGTGTGACTATATAGGGCTTTTCTGGAATTTTAACTTGCTGATGGACAGATATTTTTCCTGTGGGTCTCACCTCTTCAGCACAATTAGGACACTGCTTAGCTTCTATATTTACAAATTTATCTACCTCTTCTAGTGCAAACAGTGGGCGAAAATGCCCTGGATGTCCTCGCTTTGCACCATTTTTCTTACGCCCCTTCTTTGAGGCTTTTTTATCTGATGAAGGTGGTTTGGAGCTGTTTTTAGAGTTTAGGTTGAGTTGCTCTTCCAGCTTGGCTATCCGTTCTAAAGCGAGCTTCAGGGCTTCCTGTGCCTCTTTTAAAGCATTACGAGTCTCAGCTAATTCAGTTTCTAACTCTTCATACGTCGGTTTCATATCAATTAATCGTAATTAAATTTTGGTTATTAGTTCAACTATTTTTTAGCTGCCACGCAAATTTTTCGATCCCCTGAACAAATACTAAAGATGGCTAAAACAGATTATGCAAGAAGTGTGAAAATAATTCTTAACACAAAAAGAGGAGTGCGTTAGAATGCTTGCGTATGAGTGTTTAATAGGCCTGTAAGGATCTGGTAATAAACGCTTAAGATAAATTTATAATCCACGTTTGCTTAGAAAACGTAAGGAAAGACATCTTTGATTAAGGTTTTTTGGTTAAGCTTTTTCTTATTTACAAGAGTCCTTCTTGGAGAGTTTTCTGACAATAAAAGTACCTTACTAGACAGCTTTATTTCGATAGGATTTAAGGATAAGCAAGAAAAAGCTAAGAGGCTGTTCAAAGATGAAGAAATTTATAAGTATGCTCTTAAGGTTTTAAAGTCTATAGAAGAGATAGATTGTCAGATATCTCTTGAAATTGAAGAGTATAAACAAGGCGAGCAGGCCCATAAAAATTCCATCCTTGGGAAGATCGATTACATTCTTACCGAGGTTATTTCTGATGAAAACTATCCGCCCTCACCAG of Candidatus Neptunochlamydia vexilliferae contains these proteins:
- a CDS encoding Tn3 family transposase, with the translated sequence MSAFKKTLEIDKIEKAIENCTTLNNLETNGYYNELMTRYHNLRQYTKRFYKLDFKAVKGTEYLLKSIQILRKLNEGKIDSLPPDAPTSFIPKEWKKHLKNDDGKIIQKTWEMALYIAVKKALGSGDLYIYQSRHYRDFWKTIYDKKSWEEEKKSLYVQLSLPHRFKGVLNQLKKEFNHYLEEARKSIRKEDFVYLNAQGNLKFHRDQALAIPPGVKTLKQILESFMPMTRIEKLLAEVDQKTNFSSHFQPLIGHKQKSDPPPELIYAAIIAHGTNIGLHGMAYSSEGIDLDPLRRVSRWNIHEESLNNANAAIVNAHHQDPLSKIYGSGIRSGSDGQRYGMQKSSNLAAYYPRYFGYYDKAVTLYTHVSDQHSVFNTQVISCSSREATYVIDGLLRNRTMISPEFHTTDTHGFTEHVFALCFLLGFSFQPLLKDIASQQLYKIETKNHGEMNHLFSGTVDIQLIEEQWDQIMRVVASIKNGIAPAHVIVNRLISRSRSDRLAQAITSLGRLIKTIYIFRFFSDKSLRYEVHGQRNLEESRHALAKHTFFADQGVFKTSDYEEIMNKASCLGLISNAVLLWNTIKIRETIENLKEQGHEVNYSHLKRISPLLRKHFISHGTYNFKA
- the tnpC gene encoding IS66 family transposase, which encodes MKPTYEELETELAETRNALKEAQEALKLALERIAKLEEQLNLNSKNSSKPPSSDKKASKKGRKKNGAKRGHPGHFRPLFALEEVDKFVNIEAKQCPNCAEEVRPTGKISVHQQVKIPEKPYIVTQYNRKQFYCPCCKKYRLPHLPKEVGLSAFGTKLSAFMGFLSGSCRLPRRVCLDVLKQGFGIKAAVGTQSNIEGRVSEALKPAYKEIEDKVRLSSKPKNIDETGWSLWGEREFVWVMSTSQESLYKIQEGRGAKYRDSLLGNTNKRSIFITDRLAIYNFKGPHQYCLAHIRRDLKRFAQRAQLDGEWGKVMLECLDKIFLLWGEYKAKKRSQRSFRHSSKRYRDEFEYGLAIAALKNAHSSSLRGFARSLLKRLKKLWVFVTREGVEPTNNQAERDLRAIVLWRKISYGSKSERGDRFRVWGA